The following is a genomic window from Geoalkalibacter halelectricus.
TGCTGGAGCTCGGCGCCTTTGCGGTGCTCAACAAACCCGTGGCGCCGGCTCCGCTGCTCAAGGTCCTGGCTCCCTTGCTGCCCGAGGAGAACGAGAATGCCCCCTGAGATGCCCCCGCATATCGAACAGGCCATGTTTGAAGCGGTCAGCACCACGCTGGAAAACATGGCATTCATGGATATTCAGCCTCTGCGCGTCCCCCATGACTGCGACGGTCACGCACGCGTCTTTCGCGCTTCACTGCTGGTCAAGGATCCCCTGCAGGGCGAACTCTGCCTGATCATGCCCGAGGAGCTGCTGCGCGAAATCGCCTCGGGCATCTACGCCGCGCCGCCCGAGGAACTGCCGCGCCGCAAACTCAGCGAC
Proteins encoded in this region:
- a CDS encoding chemotaxis protein CheX gives rise to the protein MPPEMPPHIEQAMFEAVSTTLENMAFMDIQPLRVPHDCDGHARVFRASLLVKDPLQGELCLIMPEELLREIASGIYAAPPEELPRRKLSDILTELLNTIAGLFLSRALPANQTFELGLPEITEVNCREIEPTLLQWHFQADAGHFCLSAGGDSWNQLLVP